A stretch of the Parachlamydia acanthamoebae genome encodes the following:
- a CDS encoding amino acid kinase family protein, with amino-acid sequence MKKTLVMKFGGASVASPDHFSQIADIILARKQEYERIAIVISAMGDSTDQLIALAKQVHPNPPRREYDMLVSVGERISISLLAMALALKNQQAVSFTGSQSGIITCNHHSSANIIEVRPHRILSALDSGKIVIVAGFQGVSRNGEITTLGRGGSDTSAVALGLALKAECVEFFKDVKGIYSEDPKINPNATLFSQMTYEIAANIVQIGHSVLHPRCIRLASKNQLALYVRSFIDFATCGCEGTLIGELNQLNDWVVYEEENTIDNSSVISSLNCTAAL; translated from the coding sequence ATGAAAAAAACGCTTGTTATGAAGTTTGGTGGTGCGTCTGTAGCTTCTCCAGATCATTTTTCGCAAATTGCAGATATCATTTTAGCGCGCAAGCAAGAATATGAACGAATTGCTATTGTGATTAGTGCAATGGGTGATTCAACAGATCAATTAATTGCTTTAGCGAAACAAGTTCATCCTAATCCTCCAAGAAGAGAATATGATATGCTCGTCTCGGTAGGGGAAAGGATCAGCATTTCCTTGCTTGCAATGGCTTTAGCTCTGAAAAATCAGCAGGCTGTTAGCTTTACAGGCAGTCAATCAGGAATTATTACATGTAATCATCATAGCAGTGCTAATATTATTGAAGTCAGGCCACATCGAATTCTTTCCGCTCTAGACTCTGGCAAAATCGTGATTGTTGCAGGCTTTCAAGGTGTCAGTCGCAATGGAGAAATCACAACACTGGGTCGTGGTGGATCAGATACATCTGCCGTGGCGTTAGGTCTTGCTTTAAAAGCTGAATGTGTCGAATTTTTTAAAGACGTTAAGGGCATTTATTCCGAAGATCCTAAAATAAATCCCAATGCCACTCTATTTTCCCAGATGACTTATGAAATCGCTGCAAACATCGTCCAAATAGGCCATAGTGTCTTGCACCCTCGCTGTATCCGTTTAGCAAGCAAAAATCAGCTGGCGCTATATGTGCGCTCCTTTATTGATTTTGCAACATGTGGTTGTGAGGGGACCTTAATCGGTGAATTAAATCAACTCAATGATTGGGTTGTATACGAAGAGGAAAACACGATAGATAACAGTTCGGTGATCTCTTCTTTAAATTGCACGGCAGCACTTTAA
- the rbfA gene encoding 30S ribosome-binding factor RbfA, with translation MSVQRTDRLNSLLREVITEVIKKDVRNPYVSEMTTVTRVDITKDLRHAKVYVSIMGTGAEKEDTLQALRSAAGFIAVNSSQKVVMRFFPELTFVLDDSVDRQMRIESLLREIEDEKSTRSEESDDNDESSSE, from the coding sequence ATGTCAGTACAAAGAACGGACCGCCTAAACTCTTTATTACGCGAAGTGATTACGGAAGTGATTAAAAAGGATGTGCGTAATCCCTACGTAAGTGAAATGACAACTGTCACTCGCGTTGATATCACAAAAGATTTGCGACATGCAAAAGTCTATGTGAGCATTATGGGAACCGGGGCAGAGAAGGAGGATACTCTTCAAGCTTTGCGATCTGCAGCAGGTTTTATTGCTGTGAATTCATCTCAGAAGGTTGTGATGCGCTTTTTTCCAGAACTTACTTTTGTTTTGGATGATAGCGTGGACCGCCAAATGCGTATTGAAAGTTTACTTCGCGAAATCGAAGATGAAAAAAGTACAAGAAGTGAAGAATCTGATGACAATGACGAATCTTCCTCAGAATAG
- a CDS encoding bifunctional riboflavin kinase/FAD synthetase: MKVIHHLHEFPSTNHPIVLTIGNFDGMHLGHQKVLQALKEFAKLQNAQTAVFTFVNHPSTVLNSAKSTCQLCTLDHKLFLLEQAKIDWVILLPFTLEFAGQTAEIFLEKLQASIPFSHLILGHDAFLGKDRKGDRSTLNQIAKEHAFELTYLPEYSIDTKKISSSAIRQLIADGKLSEASQLLGRSYSFYGMVKPGQRKGRHLGFPTANFDVTGMCLPPYGVYAVKLWHQGICFPAVANLGIAPTIREENNPVLEVHLLDAQENDLYDSFCEVVFHSFIRPEQKFSSIEHLKAQISQDVLQARQCLT; this comes from the coding sequence ATGAAAGTCATTCATCACTTACATGAGTTTCCAAGCACAAATCATCCCATCGTTTTAACGATCGGCAATTTTGATGGAATGCACCTTGGGCATCAGAAAGTGTTACAAGCCCTTAAAGAATTTGCAAAACTCCAAAATGCTCAAACGGCCGTTTTCACATTTGTCAATCATCCTTCCACAGTATTAAATTCAGCAAAATCGACTTGTCAGCTATGTACATTAGATCATAAGCTTTTTCTCTTAGAACAAGCAAAGATTGATTGGGTCATTTTACTTCCTTTTACTTTAGAATTTGCTGGTCAAACCGCAGAGATCTTCTTAGAAAAATTACAGGCATCCATTCCCTTTTCTCATTTAATTCTCGGGCATGATGCCTTTCTAGGAAAAGATAGAAAAGGTGATCGCTCCACTTTAAATCAGATTGCTAAAGAACATGCTTTTGAGCTCACTTATCTTCCTGAATATTCTATCGATACAAAAAAAATATCGAGCAGTGCAATTCGACAACTAATTGCAGATGGAAAATTGTCTGAAGCCAGTCAACTGCTTGGTCGGTCCTATTCTTTTTATGGCATGGTTAAACCTGGACAAAGAAAGGGACGACACCTAGGTTTCCCCACAGCTAATTTCGATGTCACAGGGATGTGCTTACCTCCCTATGGAGTATATGCCGTAAAACTGTGGCATCAAGGGATCTGCTTTCCTGCTGTTGCTAATTTAGGCATTGCTCCCACTATTCGAGAGGAAAATAATCCCGTTTTAGAAGTTCATCTTCTAGATGCTCAAGAAAATGATCTTTATGATTCTTTTTGCGAAGTCGTTTTTCACTCCTTTATCCGTCCAGAACAAAAATTTTCTTCTATTGAGCATTTAAAAGCTCAAATATCCCAAGATGTTCTTCAAGCTAGACAATGTTTGACCTAG
- the rsmH gene encoding 16S rRNA (cytosine(1402)-N(4))-methyltransferase RsmH, with protein MSKVHQSVLMKEVIESFSPCSLRIFIDGTAGAGGHSAALLATHPEIERLIAIDQDPLALTVAAENLAPWSEKVTFVSGNFENLEKFLDQLEISTVDGILLDLGVSSMQLDIAEKGFSFSKEGPLDMRMDPRNPLTAAIVVNTWPQKELERLFRDYGEERHWRAAARAIVQARAEKQILTTQQLVEVLRPVLRFNPAKRIHPCTLVFQALRICVNKELDVVERVIPAAIRRLKKGGRLGIISFHSLEDGIVKNLFRHAASDKWDTRGLAGLFRDKDPEVRLLTRKPLVANDEEVAANPRSRSAKLRVLEKL; from the coding sequence AAAGTCCATCAATCTGTATTAATGAAAGAGGTGATTGAATCCTTCAGTCCCTGTTCTTTGCGTATTTTCATCGATGGAACAGCTGGCGCGGGTGGTCATTCAGCTGCTCTTTTAGCCACCCATCCCGAAATCGAAAGGTTGATTGCAATTGATCAAGATCCTCTCGCTCTTACCGTTGCGGCTGAGAATTTAGCGCCTTGGAGTGAAAAGGTGACCTTCGTTTCAGGAAATTTTGAGAATTTAGAGAAATTCTTAGATCAACTAGAAATTAGCACTGTTGATGGGATTTTGCTTGATTTAGGGGTATCCTCCATGCAGCTCGATATTGCCGAAAAAGGATTTAGTTTTTCAAAAGAAGGTCCGCTGGATATGCGGATGGATCCCCGCAATCCCCTTACCGCTGCGATTGTTGTGAATACTTGGCCGCAAAAAGAATTGGAGCGGCTTTTTCGAGATTACGGTGAGGAAAGGCATTGGCGAGCAGCTGCGCGCGCAATTGTGCAGGCAAGAGCGGAAAAGCAAATCTTAACGACTCAGCAATTAGTGGAGGTCCTTCGACCAGTACTTCGCTTTAACCCAGCTAAAAGAATTCATCCTTGCACACTTGTTTTTCAAGCTTTAAGAATTTGTGTAAATAAAGAATTAGACGTGGTGGAGCGTGTCATTCCTGCGGCGATTAGAAGATTGAAAAAGGGCGGTCGCCTGGGAATTATTAGTTTTCATAGTTTGGAAGATGGAATTGTCAAGAATCTTTTTCGCCATGCGGCCAGTGATAAGTGGGATACGCGAGGATTAGCTGGTCTTTTTCGAGATAAAGATCCAGAGGTGCGCCTATTGACGCGAAAGCCGCTTGTTGCAAATGACGAAGAAGTGGCTGCTAATCCGCGCAGTCGCAGTGCTAAGCTTCGAGTCCTAGAAAAATTATGA
- the infB gene encoding translation initiation factor IF-2, protein MAKNLKLTIKNTQIAKAVNLEAVKSKLAAKKNAPESEEQLEAKPVSKPSKKPASEEEVKSHKEEAAAPRIRARSKSVFAEPGEGKGISEIASSEDVENQLSEQIEAEETIDEKVAKSSVVEESIAPIADAESAKELIEKEEEAVVESLSQVAEPKIEETVVSVEQEEIIKEAPKPVKEPEAPAPVEAPAPKPAPVREKLGPTGRHIKDLLPPPKPPVAKPKKVEPAAPVRTEADSRDGKPKPKVKRPTEVASPEKQEELVQAEKKGPKFKDFRDVKPVKRQPTQMRSFDSRDRQGLRENDEDQNWRKRRGKSARQQEETVTRPTSLSIRLPISLKDLASEMKLKASQLIAKIFLQGIVVTINDILEDETLVQLLGNEFGCEITIDTTEEERIRVTDKSIKQEIESTDPSLLRTRPPVVAFMGHVDHGKTSLIDAIRKSNRAAGEAGAITQHIGAFCCHTDVGDLTVLDTPGHEAFSSMRARGADVTDIVVLVIAGDEGIRQQTVEAIQHAKEAKVTIIVALNKCDKPNFNAENVYRQLAEHELLPEAWGGQIITVNCSATTGEGIKTLLEMLALQTEILELKANPSARARGTVLESELHKGMGSKATILVQNGTLRKGDALVFEQLWGRIKTIHDEFGREMDEVPPSTPAEITGLSGLPDAGQEFIVVSSEKEARSIAEARMLGIRQVNLQKMKKASLENVFQQATETAKKVLHVVLRADVQGSLEALKVALEKIKSTKAELVIISTGVGEIAESDVQLAAASKAVILGFHTKIESHADILVKQLGVQVRLHDIIYHAIDDIKELMSALLDKIPIETEKGQAEVRAIFKSSHLGIVAGCYVTDGVIRRNDSIRVKRNGQKIWQGPISSLKRVKEDVREVAKGLECGILLNNFGEVQAGDILEAFEVTYISQEL, encoded by the coding sequence TTGGCAAAAAACCTTAAGTTAACAATTAAAAATACCCAAATCGCAAAAGCCGTAAATTTGGAAGCAGTTAAAAGCAAGCTGGCAGCAAAGAAAAATGCACCCGAATCTGAAGAGCAACTAGAAGCTAAGCCTGTAAGCAAGCCTTCTAAAAAACCTGCATCGGAAGAAGAGGTTAAAAGCCATAAGGAAGAAGCTGCTGCTCCACGCATCCGAGCTCGTTCCAAATCTGTTTTTGCAGAACCTGGCGAAGGGAAAGGGATTTCAGAAATAGCTTCAAGTGAGGATGTTGAAAATCAGCTATCTGAACAGATAGAAGCTGAAGAAACAATCGATGAAAAAGTAGCTAAATCTTCAGTCGTTGAAGAATCTATCGCACCTATCGCCGACGCCGAGAGTGCCAAAGAATTGATTGAAAAAGAAGAAGAGGCTGTTGTCGAATCTCTTTCACAAGTAGCGGAACCTAAAATTGAAGAGACCGTTGTTTCTGTGGAACAAGAAGAAATCATAAAAGAAGCGCCTAAGCCCGTTAAAGAACCTGAAGCTCCAGCACCTGTTGAAGCTCCTGCTCCAAAACCAGCCCCAGTTCGCGAGAAATTAGGCCCCACAGGGCGTCATATTAAAGATTTGCTACCACCTCCAAAACCACCTGTAGCAAAGCCTAAAAAAGTAGAACCTGCAGCACCTGTACGTACTGAAGCTGATTCTCGCGACGGAAAACCAAAACCGAAAGTAAAAAGACCTACTGAAGTGGCATCACCAGAAAAGCAAGAAGAATTAGTACAAGCTGAGAAAAAAGGGCCAAAGTTTAAAGATTTCCGCGATGTTAAACCGGTTAAGCGTCAGCCTACTCAAATGAGGTCTTTTGATTCACGTGACAGACAAGGTTTGCGTGAAAATGATGAAGATCAAAATTGGAGAAAAAGAAGAGGTAAATCAGCTCGTCAGCAAGAAGAAACTGTTACACGACCAACTTCTCTTTCTATTCGTTTACCTATTTCCTTGAAAGATCTAGCAAGTGAAATGAAGCTTAAAGCTTCTCAATTAATTGCTAAAATTTTCTTGCAGGGAATCGTTGTGACAATTAACGACATTCTTGAAGATGAAACACTTGTTCAATTACTTGGAAATGAGTTTGGTTGCGAAATTACCATCGACACGACAGAAGAGGAAAGAATTCGCGTTACAGATAAAAGCATTAAACAAGAGATTGAAAGTACAGATCCTTCCTTGCTAAGAACTCGTCCACCGGTCGTTGCCTTCATGGGACACGTTGACCATGGAAAGACAAGTTTGATCGATGCAATCCGTAAAAGTAATCGTGCTGCCGGCGAAGCGGGAGCTATTACTCAGCATATCGGTGCATTTTGCTGCCACACAGATGTTGGCGATCTAACCGTTTTAGATACTCCTGGTCACGAAGCGTTCTCATCCATGCGAGCTCGCGGTGCGGATGTCACGGATATTGTTGTTCTCGTAATTGCTGGAGATGAAGGCATTCGTCAACAAACAGTCGAAGCGATTCAGCATGCAAAAGAAGCAAAAGTGACAATTATTGTGGCCCTCAATAAATGTGATAAGCCAAATTTTAATGCTGAAAACGTTTACCGACAGTTAGCAGAACACGAACTTCTCCCAGAAGCTTGGGGCGGTCAAATCATTACGGTGAATTGCTCTGCAACAACAGGTGAAGGCATTAAAACATTGCTTGAAATGTTAGCTTTGCAGACTGAAATTCTCGAATTAAAAGCAAATCCTTCAGCCAGAGCTAGAGGAACGGTACTTGAATCCGAACTTCATAAAGGCATGGGTTCTAAAGCCACAATTTTGGTTCAGAATGGAACACTGCGTAAAGGCGACGCTCTTGTTTTTGAACAACTTTGGGGGAGAATTAAAACAATTCACGATGAATTTGGTCGTGAAATGGATGAAGTTCCACCTTCGACTCCAGCTGAAATTACAGGCCTTTCAGGCTTGCCAGATGCAGGACAAGAGTTCATTGTTGTGAGCAGTGAGAAAGAAGCCAGAAGCATTGCCGAAGCGCGTATGCTTGGAATTAGACAAGTTAACCTGCAAAAGATGAAAAAGGCTTCTCTGGAAAATGTATTCCAACAAGCGACAGAAACAGCTAAGAAAGTCTTGCACGTTGTTCTAAGAGCTGACGTACAGGGGTCTTTGGAAGCCTTGAAAGTTGCCTTAGAAAAAATTAAATCCACAAAAGCGGAATTAGTGATTATTTCAACAGGTGTAGGTGAAATCGCTGAATCTGATGTGCAATTAGCAGCTGCTTCAAAAGCTGTAATTCTCGGTTTTCATACAAAAATTGAAAGCCACGCAGACATTTTAGTTAAACAGTTGGGTGTTCAAGTACGCTTACATGATATTATCTATCATGCAATCGATGACATTAAAGAACTCATGTCAGCGTTATTGGATAAAATACCGATCGAGACTGAGAAAGGACAAGCTGAAGTTAGAGCAATATTTAAGTCTTCCCATCTCGGAATTGTCGCAGGCTGCTACGTGACCGATGGTGTTATTCGTCGAAATGACAGCATTCGTGTTAAGCGAAACGGCCAAAAAATATGGCAGGGGCCGATTTCTTCGTTAAAACGTGTCAAAGAAGATGTTCGCGAAGTTGCTAAAGGACTTGAATGTGGAATTCTTTTAAACAATTTTGGTGAAGTTCAGGCTGGAGATATCCTGGAAGCTTTTGAAGTCACTTATATTTCACAAGAGCTCTAA
- the truB gene encoding tRNA pseudouridine(55) synthase TruB, translating into MTNLPQNSSDIEGVLLLDKPRGCTAFNLVARLRKVLGVKKIGHAGTLDPFATGVMVMLIGRNFTRLSDQFLCQDKEYEAEAYLGAATDTYDCEGQILSQCGRVPTLEEIQVALQSFQGEILQVPPMFSAKKQNGKKLYELARQGKTVERPPAKVFVQITLLSYAYPYLSLAVSCSKGTYIRSLAHDLGQLLGVGAHLSQLRRVRSGQFHLKDCLDGAPLKASTYTLDDLKRHIQPMHT; encoded by the coding sequence ATGACGAATCTTCCTCAGAATAGTTCAGATATTGAAGGTGTACTTCTTCTTGATAAACCAAGGGGATGTACAGCCTTTAATTTAGTTGCAAGACTTCGCAAGGTGCTGGGTGTTAAAAAAATAGGGCACGCAGGAACTCTTGATCCCTTTGCAACAGGCGTCATGGTCATGTTGATTGGTCGAAACTTTACGCGTCTATCTGATCAATTTCTATGCCAAGATAAAGAATACGAAGCGGAAGCCTATCTTGGTGCCGCGACAGACACTTACGATTGTGAAGGACAAATCCTATCACAATGTGGCAGAGTCCCCACACTTGAAGAAATCCAGGTTGCTTTACAGAGCTTTCAAGGAGAAATCCTGCAAGTTCCTCCCATGTTTTCCGCCAAAAAACAGAATGGCAAAAAACTTTATGAATTGGCAAGACAAGGAAAAACAGTCGAAAGACCTCCTGCAAAAGTATTTGTGCAAATCACTTTATTAAGTTATGCCTATCCCTATTTGTCTCTAGCGGTTTCTTGTAGCAAAGGCACCTATATTCGTAGTTTAGCGCATGATTTAGGGCAATTATTAGGAGTAGGGGCTCATCTCTCCCAGCTTAGAAGAGTGCGAAGTGGCCAGTTTCATTTAAAGGATTGCCTAGATGGTGCTCCATTAAAAGCCTCTACCTATACACTTGATGACCTCAAACGACACATTCAACCAATGCATACATGA
- the rpsA gene encoding 30S ribosomal protein S1 — MSNKFKRAWEESNIVDDVMFDEKDAQAFKAMLDQKGGDVSIEEPTAMIPGTVLKGRIVEITKDHVVVDVGLKSEGLVPMEEFSDPSQIVLDGEVEVLLDQAEDDNGQIVLSREKAERLRQWEYILQHCEEGSIVKGRVLRKVKGGLMVDIGMEAFLPGSQIDNKRIKNLDDYIDKTYEFKILKINIERKNVVVSRRELLEAERVSKKAEVLERIQEGDIREGTVKNITDFGVFLDLDGIDGLLHITDMTWKRIKHPSEMVQLGDKLKVKILSIDKEKGRVALGLKQKEPNPWDQIEQKYPPGTRVKGKIVNLLPYGAFIEIEPGIEGLIHVSEMSWVKNVTDPSDVVKKGDEVEAIVLSVQKDEGKISLGIKQTEHNPWDDVQNKYQVGTNVKAEIKSLTNYGAFVELEPGVEGLIHISDLSWIKKVSHPSEVLRKGDVVDAVILSVDKDSKKITLGVKQLSDNPWESIEKTMPVGTLVKGVVSKITAFGAFVELESGIEGLIHVTELSDKAFGKVEDVVAKGDEVIAKVIKLDPEYKKIALSIKEYLIDQNQCNHDDIVVAPSKRKKKDAEEGRKDDDENTESDESDES; from the coding sequence ATGAGTAATAAATTTAAACGTGCGTGGGAAGAAAGTAATATCGTTGATGATGTTATGTTCGATGAAAAAGACGCACAAGCATTTAAAGCAATGTTAGATCAAAAAGGGGGAGATGTATCCATCGAAGAACCCACTGCGATGATTCCTGGTACCGTGCTAAAAGGAAGAATTGTTGAGATCACGAAGGATCATGTCGTTGTCGATGTGGGTCTTAAGTCTGAAGGACTTGTCCCCATGGAAGAATTCTCCGATCCTTCGCAAATCGTGTTAGATGGTGAAGTAGAAGTTCTACTCGATCAGGCTGAAGATGACAATGGTCAAATCGTGCTTTCTCGTGAGAAAGCTGAGCGTCTTCGTCAGTGGGAATACATCTTGCAGCATTGTGAAGAAGGTTCGATTGTTAAAGGAAGAGTCTTGCGTAAAGTCAAGGGTGGTTTAATGGTTGATATCGGGATGGAAGCTTTCTTGCCTGGTTCCCAAATTGACAATAAGCGTATTAAGAATTTGGATGACTACATCGACAAAACTTACGAATTTAAAATCCTTAAGATCAATATCGAAAGAAAGAACGTTGTTGTTTCCCGCAGAGAACTACTCGAAGCAGAGCGCGTATCGAAAAAAGCAGAAGTTCTTGAGAGAATTCAAGAAGGGGATATTCGTGAAGGAACTGTTAAGAATATTACAGACTTTGGTGTCTTCCTTGACCTGGATGGAATCGACGGTCTCTTGCACATCACAGATATGACTTGGAAGAGAATTAAACATCCTTCCGAAATGGTGCAGTTAGGCGATAAATTGAAAGTGAAGATCCTCAGCATCGACAAAGAAAAAGGCCGTGTTGCATTAGGTCTCAAGCAGAAAGAGCCAAATCCATGGGATCAAATTGAACAGAAGTATCCGCCAGGAACACGTGTAAAAGGTAAAATTGTTAACCTACTTCCATATGGCGCATTCATCGAGATTGAACCTGGAATTGAAGGTTTAATCCACGTTTCCGAAATGTCATGGGTAAAAAATGTGACAGATCCAAGCGATGTTGTGAAAAAAGGTGATGAAGTAGAAGCGATCGTTTTGTCTGTTCAGAAAGATGAAGGGAAAATTTCTCTTGGAATCAAACAAACAGAACACAATCCATGGGATGACGTTCAAAACAAATACCAAGTTGGCACCAATGTAAAAGCTGAAATTAAAAGCTTGACCAATTACGGCGCGTTTGTTGAGTTAGAGCCTGGTGTTGAAGGTCTCATTCATATTTCTGATTTGAGCTGGATTAAAAAGGTTTCTCACCCATCTGAAGTTCTCCGAAAAGGTGATGTTGTAGATGCCGTCATTCTTTCTGTTGATAAAGATAGCAAGAAAATCACCTTAGGTGTAAAACAGTTAAGTGATAATCCTTGGGAAAGCATCGAGAAGACAATGCCTGTAGGCACTCTTGTAAAAGGGGTTGTTAGCAAAATCACAGCTTTCGGAGCATTTGTAGAGCTAGAAAGTGGAATTGAAGGTCTCATTCATGTGACAGAGCTTTCAGATAAAGCATTTGGCAAAGTTGAAGATGTTGTTGCAAAAGGTGATGAAGTGATCGCAAAGGTCATTAAATTAGATCCAGAGTACAAAAAAATTGCATTGTCAATTAAAGAATACTTGATCGATCAAAACCAATGCAACCATGACGACATTGTTGTTGCTCCATCTAAACGCAAGAAAAAAGATGCGGAAGAAGGGCGTAAAGACGATGACGAAAATACCGAATCAGATGAATCTGACGAATCATAA
- the nusA gene encoding transcription termination factor NusA, whose translation MNKDLIAIFEYLEREKGIKRNIVVAAIEESLRAAAKKSISGASNVTVTINPKSGNIDVYCEKEIVEEVEVEAQEISLQDAREIDPDCEIGQFIDVVATPKDFGRIAAQKARQIITQKLRNAERDVIYEEYRHRTNELISGTIKRFVRGSNVVIDLGKVEAIMPTKHYPKTEKYHVGEKVLALLYEVNETENGGAEVVLSRSHPEFVKQLMMQEVPELNDGIVVIDRIVREAGYRTKMTVRSTDSKIDPVGSCVGMRGIRVKNVVRELNNEKIDIIPYSQDPVELLQNALDPIEIRKVSVNEDDKTISIVVDDADFAAVIGKKGMNARLNSQLIGYELEVQRMAEYNHAMAVERSELATSQEPWLDKPLKNIEGVNTLIFEHLIAEGYSTPRAILTAAPEKLATVPGISIELADKILEQIRKQRT comes from the coding sequence ATGAACAAAGATCTAATTGCAATCTTTGAGTATTTAGAGCGTGAAAAAGGAATTAAGCGAAATATTGTTGTAGCTGCAATTGAGGAGTCTTTGCGAGCTGCTGCTAAGAAAAGTATTAGCGGAGCATCAAATGTGACGGTCACGATTAACCCAAAATCTGGGAACATTGATGTTTACTGCGAAAAAGAAATTGTAGAAGAAGTCGAAGTCGAGGCTCAAGAAATCTCTCTGCAAGATGCGCGTGAAATTGATCCCGATTGTGAAATCGGTCAATTTATTGATGTCGTTGCTACACCAAAAGACTTTGGGCGAATCGCAGCACAAAAAGCAAGACAGATTATTACACAAAAATTACGCAATGCTGAGCGAGATGTTATCTATGAAGAATATAGACATCGAACGAATGAACTCATTTCCGGCACAATCAAACGTTTTGTGCGTGGATCAAATGTCGTAATTGATCTTGGAAAAGTTGAAGCTATCATGCCGACCAAGCATTATCCGAAAACAGAAAAGTATCATGTCGGTGAAAAAGTTTTAGCTCTTCTCTACGAGGTTAACGAAACAGAAAATGGTGGTGCAGAAGTTGTACTTTCTCGCAGTCATCCTGAATTTGTCAAGCAGCTGATGATGCAAGAAGTCCCCGAATTAAATGATGGGATTGTTGTGATCGACCGTATTGTACGTGAAGCTGGTTACCGAACAAAAATGACGGTGCGTTCAACAGACTCAAAAATCGATCCAGTAGGTTCTTGTGTTGGAATGCGCGGGATTCGTGTAAAAAATGTTGTTCGCGAATTAAACAATGAAAAAATTGACATTATTCCTTATTCTCAAGATCCAGTAGAGTTACTGCAAAACGCACTAGATCCTATCGAAATTCGCAAGGTCAGTGTTAATGAAGATGACAAGACAATCTCAATTGTCGTTGATGACGCGGATTTTGCAGCCGTTATCGGTAAAAAAGGAATGAATGCGCGTTTAAATAGCCAACTGATTGGGTATGAACTAGAAGTTCAACGCATGGCAGAATACAACCATGCGATGGCCGTCGAGCGTTCAGAGCTTGCGACCTCTCAAGAACCTTGGCTAGATAAACCACTAAAAAATATTGAAGGTGTGAATACACTCATTTTCGAGCATTTAATCGCAGAAGGATATAGCACACCGCGAGCGATTTTAACTGCTGCTCCGGAAAAATTGGCTACAGTGCCTGGAATTAGCATTGAGCTCGCAGATAAAATATTAGAACAAATAAGAAAACAAAGGACATAA